The proteins below are encoded in one region of Xenopus laevis strain J_2021 chromosome 8L, Xenopus_laevis_v10.1, whole genome shotgun sequence:
- the exoc3l2.L gene encoding exocyst complex component 3-like isoform X1 — protein MVLKMTETMPGAASNPFDENTPLDRPSPEGGNPFFEEEHEIKRESLGSDVKRRGTLEKIAGLSPFFKGGKGLLGGWGTPEKRRGRRKSEDVSLLSHGRKKDISVGDEDGGGPGGSVKRLSFLWLGGSSGYGGNRSQRESMVEVVPERSEAEQENEKTREPLSVLEILQLIQCRDLRSADQHIIELEAECDGGTCPEGGLKSPGRQAKDVTLLYEALMKEMWAVVEESLNNKGTHHKLDEVIGVILQEEGREGPPGIKDMRRQWMKAIGRSVEQRLKNNLEGKMGSLSSQADRVKRIAVEDLTTVKNHLVCSYPKDFEVFRVYLSAYHNGISDWLSTTARRNLETNEIYFILDWNSNVYYRDVLSRPEISPLINPLELGTLLSPETRSMLEQQCVNAVQLRISQRLEEELRTEQDHWKEENRIDEIQSNFSMRSIQIMKPHVERAPVISKGFGIVMSQSCLRCFSDFLHSFQKAVDRFHAEQNGVTSESYIYGIIGIVNCCPPFREFANRMAQFESSQGEEPLRQSEKSLDRIINLGTKTICDQVLHDLKPFSRKLLGRRWLNNSDACEGMVAALTDRVSALRKISQGPYQVVVSELHRRVFLELVRPLLQGKMICNTSKTRRKVSSKLKDEARQLGQIFNKLESPQTSLDHIIPRLTEILVLEDTASMQMEVGMLVSDFPDFRKHHLLALMDVRGLWDPNQRQEILGVLHDLQDIDCLSTSRGTPGFFSEVPITRETCCININISRASQLGRRTLSRLSFQGRSTRSNASNGLRSVVEDTHL, from the exons atggttttaaaaat GACGGAAACTATGCCAGGAGCAGCATCAAATCCTTTTGATGAAAACACACCACTTGACCGGCCCTCCCCTGAAGGGGGAAACCCATTTTTTGAAGAGGAACATGAGATTAAAAGAGAATCTCTAGGATCAGATGTAAAAAGAAGAGGGACTTTGGAGAAGATTGCTGGTCTTTCTCCATTTTTTAAAGGAGGAAAGGGGCTTTTAGGTGGCTGGGGAACACCTGAAAAGAGACGGGGTCGGCGAAAGTCAGAGGATGTCAGCTTGTTATCTCATGGGCGGAAAAAAGATATAAGTGTAGGAGATGAAGATGGTGGAGGCCCTGGTGGAAGTGTTAAACGTCTCTCATTTTTGTGGTTGGGTGGAAGCAGTGGTTATGGTGGGAATCGGTCTCAGAGGGAGTCCATGGTGGAAGTGGTGCCAGAAAGAAGTGAAGCTGAACAAGAAAATGAGAAGACCCGGGAACCACTTTCAG TACTTGAGATCCTTCAACTCATCCAGTGTCGAGACCTACGATCAGCAGACCAACATATTATAGAACTTGAGGCAGAATGTGATGGAGGGACATGTCCGGAAGGAGGACTCAAGAGTCCAGGGCGACAAGCCAAAGATGTGACTCTACTGTATGAGGCTCTGATGAAGGAAATGTGGGCAGTGGTGGAAGAATCACTAAATAATAAAGGAACTCATCATAAACTTGATGAAGTCATTGGGGTAATTTTGCAGGAGGAGGGTAGGGAAGGCCCCCCAGGTATCAAGGACATGAGGCGACAATGGATGAAAGCCATTGGCAGAAGTGTAGAACAGCGTCTCAAGAACAATCTTGAAGGGAAAATGGGTTCACTGTCATCTCAGGCTGACAGGGTTAAGAGGATTGCAGTGGAAGACCTGACAACAGTGAAGAACCATTTG GTTTGTTCTTACCCAAAAGATTTTGAAGTTTTCCGAGTCTACCTCTCTGCCTATCACAATGGAATATCAGACTGGCTCAGTACAACAGCTCGGCGCAATCTCGAGACCAATGAAATATACTTCATTCTAGACTGGAACAGTAATGTCTATTACAG GGATGTCCTTTCTCGGCCTGAGATCTCTCCACTTATTAATCCTTTGGAGTTGGGAACCCTTTTATCTCCTGAGACTCGGAGTATGCTGGAGCAGCAATGTGTGAATGCAGTGCAG CTCCGTATATCACAGAGACTAGAGGAGGAGCTGCGAACAGAACAAGACCACTGGAAGGAAGAAAACAGAATTGATGAGATCCAGTCCAATTTTAGTATGCGTTCCATTCAG ATTATGAAGCCACATGTAGAACGCGCTCCTGTAATCAGTAAAGGATTTGGTATTGTTATGTCTCAGTCCTGTTTACGATGCTTCTCTGACTTCCTACACAG CTTCCAGAAAGCAGTCGATCGATTTCACGCAGAGCAAAATGGCGTGACTTCAGAGTCTTATATTTATGGGATAATTGGCATAGTGAACTGCTGCCCTCCTTTCAG GGAGTTTGCAAATCGTATGGCGCAATTTGAGTCATCACAGGGTGAGGAGCCTCTGCGGCAAAGTGAGAAATCTCTTGATCGCATTATTAACCTTGGCACAAAGACAATTTGTGATCAGGTGCTTCATGATCTTAAG CCCTTTTCCAGGAAGCTACTGGGACGTCGATGGCTGAATAACTCAGATGCATGTGAGGGGATGGTTGCAGCACTAACAGACCGTGTTTCTGCCCTTCGCAAAATAAGTCAGGGACCTTACCAG GTCGTTGTTTCAGAACTACATCGAAGGGTTTTTCTGGAGCTAGTCCGTCCACTTTTGCAAGGCAAGATGATCTGTAACACTTCAAAGACTCGGAGGAAGGTCTCTAGCAAGTTGAAAGATGAAGCCAGACAACTGGGACAGATCTTCAACAAACTG GAATCCCCTCAAACCAGCTTGGATCATATAATCCCTCGCCTCACAGAGATATTAGTGCTAGAAGATACCGCATCAATGCAGATGGAGGTTGGGATGTTGGTCTCTGACTTCCCAGATTTTAG gaAGCATCACCTACTGGCCTTAATGGATGTAAGGGGACTCTGGGATCCAAACCAAAGGCAAGAAATCTTAGGAGTCCTCCATGACTTGCAAGACATAGATTGTTTATCAACCTCTCGTGGAACACCTGGATTTTTTTCAGAAGTGCCAATCACCAGGGAAACATgctgtattaatattaatatttcaagGGCCTCCCAGCTGGGCCGCAGGACATTGAGCAGACTGAGCTTTCAGGGAAGGAGCACTCGGAGTAATGCGTCTAATGGCTTGAGGTCAGTGGTGGAGGACACTCATCTTTAG
- the exoc3l2.L gene encoding exocyst complex component 3-like isoform X2 — translation MPGAASNPFDENTPLDRPSPEGGNPFFEEEHEIKRESLGSDVKRRGTLEKIAGLSPFFKGGKGLLGGWGTPEKRRGRRKSEDVSLLSHGRKKDISVGDEDGGGPGGSVKRLSFLWLGGSSGYGGNRSQRESMVEVVPERSEAEQENEKTREPLSVLEILQLIQCRDLRSADQHIIELEAECDGGTCPEGGLKSPGRQAKDVTLLYEALMKEMWAVVEESLNNKGTHHKLDEVIGVILQEEGREGPPGIKDMRRQWMKAIGRSVEQRLKNNLEGKMGSLSSQADRVKRIAVEDLTTVKNHLVCSYPKDFEVFRVYLSAYHNGISDWLSTTARRNLETNEIYFILDWNSNVYYRDVLSRPEISPLINPLELGTLLSPETRSMLEQQCVNAVQLRISQRLEEELRTEQDHWKEENRIDEIQSNFSMRSIQIMKPHVERAPVISKGFGIVMSQSCLRCFSDFLHSFQKAVDRFHAEQNGVTSESYIYGIIGIVNCCPPFREFANRMAQFESSQGEEPLRQSEKSLDRIINLGTKTICDQVLHDLKPFSRKLLGRRWLNNSDACEGMVAALTDRVSALRKISQGPYQVVVSELHRRVFLELVRPLLQGKMICNTSKTRRKVSSKLKDEARQLGQIFNKLESPQTSLDHIIPRLTEILVLEDTASMQMEVGMLVSDFPDFRKHHLLALMDVRGLWDPNQRQEILGVLHDLQDIDCLSTSRGTPGFFSEVPITRETCCININISRASQLGRRTLSRLSFQGRSTRSNASNGLRSVVEDTHL, via the exons ATGCCAGGAGCAGCATCAAATCCTTTTGATGAAAACACACCACTTGACCGGCCCTCCCCTGAAGGGGGAAACCCATTTTTTGAAGAGGAACATGAGATTAAAAGAGAATCTCTAGGATCAGATGTAAAAAGAAGAGGGACTTTGGAGAAGATTGCTGGTCTTTCTCCATTTTTTAAAGGAGGAAAGGGGCTTTTAGGTGGCTGGGGAACACCTGAAAAGAGACGGGGTCGGCGAAAGTCAGAGGATGTCAGCTTGTTATCTCATGGGCGGAAAAAAGATATAAGTGTAGGAGATGAAGATGGTGGAGGCCCTGGTGGAAGTGTTAAACGTCTCTCATTTTTGTGGTTGGGTGGAAGCAGTGGTTATGGTGGGAATCGGTCTCAGAGGGAGTCCATGGTGGAAGTGGTGCCAGAAAGAAGTGAAGCTGAACAAGAAAATGAGAAGACCCGGGAACCACTTTCAG TACTTGAGATCCTTCAACTCATCCAGTGTCGAGACCTACGATCAGCAGACCAACATATTATAGAACTTGAGGCAGAATGTGATGGAGGGACATGTCCGGAAGGAGGACTCAAGAGTCCAGGGCGACAAGCCAAAGATGTGACTCTACTGTATGAGGCTCTGATGAAGGAAATGTGGGCAGTGGTGGAAGAATCACTAAATAATAAAGGAACTCATCATAAACTTGATGAAGTCATTGGGGTAATTTTGCAGGAGGAGGGTAGGGAAGGCCCCCCAGGTATCAAGGACATGAGGCGACAATGGATGAAAGCCATTGGCAGAAGTGTAGAACAGCGTCTCAAGAACAATCTTGAAGGGAAAATGGGTTCACTGTCATCTCAGGCTGACAGGGTTAAGAGGATTGCAGTGGAAGACCTGACAACAGTGAAGAACCATTTG GTTTGTTCTTACCCAAAAGATTTTGAAGTTTTCCGAGTCTACCTCTCTGCCTATCACAATGGAATATCAGACTGGCTCAGTACAACAGCTCGGCGCAATCTCGAGACCAATGAAATATACTTCATTCTAGACTGGAACAGTAATGTCTATTACAG GGATGTCCTTTCTCGGCCTGAGATCTCTCCACTTATTAATCCTTTGGAGTTGGGAACCCTTTTATCTCCTGAGACTCGGAGTATGCTGGAGCAGCAATGTGTGAATGCAGTGCAG CTCCGTATATCACAGAGACTAGAGGAGGAGCTGCGAACAGAACAAGACCACTGGAAGGAAGAAAACAGAATTGATGAGATCCAGTCCAATTTTAGTATGCGTTCCATTCAG ATTATGAAGCCACATGTAGAACGCGCTCCTGTAATCAGTAAAGGATTTGGTATTGTTATGTCTCAGTCCTGTTTACGATGCTTCTCTGACTTCCTACACAG CTTCCAGAAAGCAGTCGATCGATTTCACGCAGAGCAAAATGGCGTGACTTCAGAGTCTTATATTTATGGGATAATTGGCATAGTGAACTGCTGCCCTCCTTTCAG GGAGTTTGCAAATCGTATGGCGCAATTTGAGTCATCACAGGGTGAGGAGCCTCTGCGGCAAAGTGAGAAATCTCTTGATCGCATTATTAACCTTGGCACAAAGACAATTTGTGATCAGGTGCTTCATGATCTTAAG CCCTTTTCCAGGAAGCTACTGGGACGTCGATGGCTGAATAACTCAGATGCATGTGAGGGGATGGTTGCAGCACTAACAGACCGTGTTTCTGCCCTTCGCAAAATAAGTCAGGGACCTTACCAG GTCGTTGTTTCAGAACTACATCGAAGGGTTTTTCTGGAGCTAGTCCGTCCACTTTTGCAAGGCAAGATGATCTGTAACACTTCAAAGACTCGGAGGAAGGTCTCTAGCAAGTTGAAAGATGAAGCCAGACAACTGGGACAGATCTTCAACAAACTG GAATCCCCTCAAACCAGCTTGGATCATATAATCCCTCGCCTCACAGAGATATTAGTGCTAGAAGATACCGCATCAATGCAGATGGAGGTTGGGATGTTGGTCTCTGACTTCCCAGATTTTAG gaAGCATCACCTACTGGCCTTAATGGATGTAAGGGGACTCTGGGATCCAAACCAAAGGCAAGAAATCTTAGGAGTCCTCCATGACTTGCAAGACATAGATTGTTTATCAACCTCTCGTGGAACACCTGGATTTTTTTCAGAAGTGCCAATCACCAGGGAAACATgctgtattaatattaatatttcaagGGCCTCCCAGCTGGGCCGCAGGACATTGAGCAGACTGAGCTTTCAGGGAAGGAGCACTCGGAGTAATGCGTCTAATGGCTTGAGGTCAGTGGTGGAGGACACTCATCTTTAG